From one Gemmatimonadaceae bacterium genomic stretch:
- a CDS encoding YggT family protein, producing the protein MNVLANYEMLVRGVRTALLYLGLAIAVICAVDWAVRTRRISPFNKISRFFRTTIDPLLAPIERVIVRAGGLPSAAAWWALVLFVVLGILLLALLDFIHSILVQAVFMVQQPSTAPPILVHWVFSILIIALLVRVISTWLPISPYSRWIRWSYVLTDWMVRPMSRVIPRIGMFDITPIVLWFLLQLAEKVVVGAMM; encoded by the coding sequence TCGCGAACTACGAGATGCTCGTCCGCGGCGTCCGCACCGCCCTGCTCTACTTGGGGCTCGCGATCGCCGTGATTTGCGCCGTGGATTGGGCCGTTCGCACGCGGCGCATCAGCCCGTTCAACAAGATCAGCCGCTTCTTCCGCACGACGATCGATCCGCTCCTCGCGCCGATCGAACGCGTCATCGTGCGCGCGGGCGGGCTGCCGTCGGCCGCGGCATGGTGGGCGCTCGTGCTGTTCGTCGTGCTCGGCATTCTGCTCCTCGCGCTGCTCGATTTCATCCACAGCATTCTCGTGCAGGCGGTCTTCATGGTGCAGCAGCCGAGCACCGCGCCGCCGATCCTCGTGCACTGGGTGTTCTCGATTCTGATCATCGCACTGCTCGTGCGTGTGATCTCGACGTGGCTCCCGATCTCGCCCTACTCGCGGTGGATCCGGTGGTCGTATGTCCTCACCGACTGGATGGTGCGTCCGATGTCGCGCGTCATTCCGCGCATCGGGATGTTCGACATTACGCCGATCGTACTCTGGTTTCTGTTGCAGCTCGCTGAAAAAGTCGTCGTGGGCGCCATGATGTGA
- a CDS encoding DUF167 domain-containing protein, whose translation MREVSPPLRVTESNGRVRFSVHVQPRASTTSAAGVHGDALKVRLAAPPVDGAANQALVEFFAEIFRVGRRDVRILAGETSRSKIVEIDGITARAVQDLAKGSAR comes from the coding sequence GTGCGTGAGGTAAGTCCGCCGCTTCGCGTCACCGAATCGAATGGTCGCGTCCGGTTTTCGGTTCACGTTCAGCCGCGCGCTTCGACGACGAGCGCGGCCGGTGTGCACGGCGACGCGCTCAAGGTTCGGCTGGCGGCCCCGCCTGTTGACGGTGCCGCGAACCAGGCGCTCGTGGAATTTTTCGCCGAGATCTTCAGGGTTGGACGGCGGGACGTTAGAATACTCGCCGGCGAGACCTCGCGATCGAAGATCGTCGAGATCGACGGCATCACCGCGCGCGCTGTCCAGGACCTCGCCAAAGGAAGTGCGCGCTGA